A window of the Henckelia pumila isolate YLH828 chromosome 3, ASM3356847v2, whole genome shotgun sequence genome harbors these coding sequences:
- the LOC140892804 gene encoding casparian strip membrane protein 1-like: MEKNEATVPVEVAETSRERKGKAPLLVETPAAYERSTASGYKRGVSIFDLILRICAATSALAAAVAMGTTQQTLPFFTQFFQFQASYDDLPTFSFFVIAMAIVTGYLVLSIPFSIVCIVRPVAKAPRFLLILFDTLGVALATSAGGSSAAIVYLAHNGNSGANWLAICQQFNDFCQRVSGAVVAAFITVVLLIFLVVLSAVALRKH, translated from the exons ATGGAGAAAAACGAGGCAACAGTACCAGTTGAAGTTGCAGAAACGAGCAGAGAAAGGAAAGGGAAAGCACCCCTTTTGGTGGAGACTCCGGCGGCATACGAGCGTTCCACGGCATCAGGATACAAAAGGGGTGTCTCTATTTTCGACTTGATCCTCCGAATATGCGCGGCAACGTCAGCTTTAGCCGCCGCGGTCGCCATGGGAACCACCCAGCAAACTCTTCCATTCTTCACTCAGTTCTTCCAGTTCCAAGCCAGCTATGATGATCTTCCTACTTTCTC GTTCTTTGTAATAGCTATGGCCATAGTTACTGGGTACCTTGTTCTCTCCATACCCTTCTCCATTGTTTGCATCGTGCGACCTGTTGCCAAAGCACCAAGATTCCTGTTAATTCTCTTCGATACA TTGGGTGTTGCTTTGGCTACTTCGGCCGGAGGTTCTTCGGCGGCGATTGTTTACCTGGCACACAACGGGAACTCGGGGGCGAATTGGCTGGCCATATGTCAGCAGTTCAATGACTTCTGCCAGAGGGTCAGTGGAGCTGTGGTGGCTGCTTTTATCACCGTCGTTCTGCTTATTTTCTTGGTCGTGCTCTCGGCTGTGGCTCTTCGCAAACACTAA